Proteins encoded together in one Helicobacter pylori window:
- a CDS encoding sugar transporter has product MMITKQSYQRFALMRVFVFSLSAFIFNTTEFVPVALLSDIAKSFEMESATVGLMITAYAWVVSLGSLPLMLLSAKIERKRLLLFLFALFIASHILSALAWNFWVLLISRMGIAFAHSIFWSITASLVIRVAPRNKKQQALGLLALGSSLAMILGLPLGRIIGQILDWRSTFGVIGGVATLIALLMWKLLPPLPSRNAGTLASVPILMKRPLLVGIYLLVIMVISGHFTTYSYIEPFIIQISQFSPDITTLMLFVFGLAGVAGSFLFGRLYAKNSRKFIAFAMVLVICPQLLLFVFKNLEWVVFLQIFLWGIGITSLTIALQMRVLQLAPDATDVASAIFSGSYNVGIGSGALFGSIVIHQLGLGCIGFVGGALGLLALFWLRFITIKFKKT; this is encoded by the coding sequence ATGATGATAACCAAACAATCGTATCAAAGATTCGCTTTAATGCGGGTTTTTGTGTTTTCGCTTTCGGCGTTTATTTTTAACACCACGGAGTTTGTCCCTGTCGCATTGTTATCAGATATTGCGAAAAGTTTTGAAATGGAGAGCGCGACAGTGGGGCTTATGATCACTGCTTATGCATGGGTGGTGTCTCTTGGCTCATTGCCCTTGATGCTGCTTAGCGCTAAAATTGAAAGGAAACGCTTATTGCTTTTTCTTTTCGCCCTTTTTATTGCTAGTCATATTCTTTCAGCGCTAGCGTGGAATTTTTGGGTGCTTCTCATTTCTCGTATGGGTATCGCTTTTGCCCACTCTATTTTTTGGTCCATCACGGCTTCTTTAGTCATTCGTGTCGCGCCAAGAAATAAAAAACAACAAGCTTTAGGCCTATTAGCGCTAGGGAGTTCGTTAGCGATGATTTTGGGGTTACCGCTTGGGAGGATCATTGGGCAAATCTTGGATTGGCGCTCCACTTTTGGCGTGATTGGGGGCGTTGCGACTCTTATAGCGTTGCTCATGTGGAAATTGCTCCCGCCTTTGCCGAGTAGAAACGCCGGCACGCTCGCAAGTGTCCCTATATTAATGAAACGCCCGCTTTTAGTGGGGATTTATTTGCTTGTAATCATGGTTATCTCTGGGCATTTCACCACTTATAGCTATATTGAGCCTTTTATCATTCAGATCAGCCAATTTTCTCCTGACATTACGACGCTAATGCTGTTTGTGTTTGGGTTAGCAGGCGTGGCGGGGAGTTTTTTATTCGGCCGTTTGTATGCGAAAAACTCAAGAAAATTTATCGCTTTTGCAATGGTTTTAGTCATTTGCCCGCAACTCTTGCTTTTTGTGTTTAAAAACTTAGAGTGGGTGGTTTTCTTACAAATTTTCTTATGGGGGATTGGGATCACTTCACTCACCATTGCGTTGCAAATGAGGGTGTTACAGCTCGCCCCAGATGCCACGGATGTCGCAAGCGCGATTTTTTCGGGGAGCTATAATGTGGGGATTGGATCAGGAGCGCTGTTTGGCAGTATTGTGATCCACCAACTAGGGCTAGGGTGTATTGGCTTTGTGGGTGGGGCTTTGGGGTTGTTGGCACTATTTTGGCTTAGATTCATTACGATAAAGTTTAAAAAAACATAA
- a CDS encoding carbonic anhydrase, with product MKKTFLIALALAASLIGAENTKWDYKNKENGPHRWDKLHKDFEVCKSGKSQSPINIEHYYHTQDKTDLQFKYAASKPKAVFFTHHTLKASFEPTNHINYRGHDYVLDNVHFHAPMEFLINNKTRPLSAHFVHKDAKGRLLVLAIGFEEGKENPNLDPILEGIQKKQNFKEVALDAFLPKSINYYHFNGSLTAPPCTEGVAWFVIEEPLEVSAKQLAEIKKRMKNSPNQRPVQPDYNTVIIKSSAETR from the coding sequence ATGAAAAAAACTTTTTTGATCGCTTTAGCGTTAGCGGCTTCTCTTATAGGCGCTGAAAACACCAAATGGGATTATAAGAATAAAGAAAACGGCCCGCACCGCTGGGACAAATTGCACAAAGATTTTGAAGTCTGTAAAAGCGGTAAAAGCCAATCGCCCATTAATATTGAGCATTACTACCACACGCAAGATAAAACCGATTTGCAATTCAAATACGCCGCTTCTAAACCTAAAGCGGTCTTTTTCACTCATCATACTTTAAAAGCTTCGTTTGAGCCGACTAACCACATCAATTATAGAGGGCATGACTATGTGCTGGATAATGTGCATTTCCACGCCCCTATGGAGTTTTTAATCAATAATAAAACCAGGCCTTTGAGCGCGCATTTCGTGCATAAAGACGCTAAAGGGCGTTTGTTAGTGTTAGCGATTGGTTTTGAAGAAGGGAAAGAAAACCCCAACCTTGATCCTATTTTAGAAGGCATTCAAAAGAAACAGAATTTTAAAGAAGTGGCTTTAGACGCTTTCTTGCCTAAAAGCATCAATTACTACCATTTTAACGGCTCTCTCACCGCTCCTCCTTGCACAGAAGGGGTGGCATGGTTTGTCATAGAAGAGCCTTTGGAAGTCTCTGCCAAACAATTGGCTGAAATCAAAAAACGCATGAAAAATTCGCCTAACCAACGCCCCGTCCAGCCTGACTACAACACCGTAATCATTAAAAGCTCAGCTGAGACCCGCTAA
- a CDS encoding DUF874 family protein yields MESIKTGKTNKVGKNTETANTKANKETHFKQASAITNTLRSIGGFFTKIVKKVRELVKKHPKKSNAALVVLTHVACKRAKELDDKVQDKSKQAEKENQINWWKYSGLTIATSLLLAACSAGDTDKQIELEQEKQKTSNIETNNQIKVEQEKQKTSNIETNNQIKVEQEQQKTEQEKQKTEQEKQKTINTQKDFIKYIEQNCKENHGQFFIKKGGIKAGIGIEVEAECKTPKPTKTNQTPIQPKHLPNSKQPRSQRGSKAQELIAYLQKELESLPYSQKAIAKQVDFYRPSSIAYLELDPRDFKATEEWQKENLKIRSKAQAKMLEMRNPQAHLSTSQSLLFLQKIFADVNKEIKAVANTEKKAEKAGYGYSKRM; encoded by the coding sequence ATGGAATCAATAAAAACAGGAAAAACAAATAAGGTTGGCAAAAACACAGAGACAGCTAACACAAAGGCAAATAAAGAGACTCATTTCAAACAAGCGAGCGCCATTACAAATACGCTCAGATCAATTGGTGGGTTTTTTACAAAAATTGTAAAGAAAGTTAGAGAACTTGTAAAAAAACACCCCAAGAAAAGCAATGCGGCATTAGTAGTATTGACCCATGTTGCATGCAAGAGGGCAAAAGAATTAGACGATAAAGTCCAGGATAAATCCAAACAAGCTGAAAAAGAAAATCAAATCAATTGGTGGAAGTATTCAGGACTCACAATAGCGACAAGTTTATTATTAGCCGCTTGTAGCGCTGGTGATACTGATAAACAGATAGAGTTAGAACAAGAAAAACAAAAGACAAGCAATATAGAAACCAATAATCAAATAAAAGTAGAACAAGAAAAACAAAAGACAAGCAATATAGAAACCAATAATCAAATAAAAGTAGAACAAGAACAACAAAAGACAGAACAAGAAAAACAAAAGACAGAACAAGAAAAACAAAAGACAATTAATACACAGAAAGATTTCATTAAATACATAGAACAAAATTGCAAAGAAAATCATGGCCAATTCTTTATTAAAAAAGGAGGAATTAAGGCTGGTATTGGTATAGAAGTAGAAGCTGAATGCAAAACCCCTAAGCCCACAAAAACCAATCAAACCCCTATCCAGCCAAAACACCTCCCAAACTCTAAACAACCCCGCTCTCAAAGAGGATCAAAAGCGCAAGAGCTTATAGCTTATTTGCAAAAAGAATTAGAATCTCTGCCCTATTCACAAAAAGCTATCGCTAAACAAGTGGATTTTTACAGGCCAAGTTCTATCGCTTATTTAGAACTAGATCCTAGAGATTTTAAAGCTACAGAAGAATGGCAAAAAGAAAATCTAAAAATACGCTCTAAAGCTCAAGCTAAAATGCTTGAAATGAGAAACCCACAAGCCCACCTTTCAACCTCTCAAAGCCTTTTGTTCCTTCAAAAAATATTTGCTGATGTTAATAAAGAAATAAAAGCAGTTGCTAATACTGAAAAGAAAGCAGAAAAAGCGGGTTATGGTTATAGTAAAAGGATGTAG
- the asd gene encoding aspartate-semialdehyde dehydrogenase, translating into MKTYNVAIVGASGAVGQELIKGLENSSFPIKKFVPLASVRSAGKKIRAFNKDYEILETTHEVFEKEKIDIAFFSAGGSVSEEFATSASKTALVIDNTSFFRLHKDVPLVVPEINAKEIFNAPLNIIANPNCSTIQMTQILNPLHLHFRIKSVIVSTYQAVSGAGNKGIESLKNELKTALECLEKDPAIDLNQVLRAGAFAYPIAFNAIAHIDTFKENGYTKEELKMVHETHKIMGVDFPISATCVRVPVLRSHSESLSIAFEKEFDLKEVYEVLKNAPSVVVCDDPSHNLYPTPLKASHTDSVFIGRLRKDLFDKKTLHGFCVADQLRVGAATNALKIAMHYIKNA; encoded by the coding sequence ATGAAGACTTATAATGTCGCTATTGTTGGGGCTAGTGGGGCGGTAGGCCAAGAGCTGATTAAAGGTTTAGAAAATTCTTCTTTCCCAATTAAAAAATTTGTCCCGCTCGCTAGCGTTAGGAGCGCTGGTAAAAAGATTAGAGCTTTCAATAAAGACTATGAAATTTTAGAAACCACGCATGAGGTTTTTGAAAAAGAAAAAATAGACATCGCCTTTTTTAGCGCTGGGGGGAGCGTGAGCGAAGAATTTGCTACAAGCGCTTCAAAAACGGCCTTAGTGATTGATAACACGAGCTTTTTTAGATTGCATAAAGATGTGCCTTTAGTCGTGCCTGAAATCAACGCTAAAGAAATTTTTAACGCTCCCTTAAATATCATCGCTAACCCTAATTGCTCCACCATTCAAATGACGCAAATCTTAAACCCCTTACACCTTCATTTTAGGATAAAAAGCGTGATTGTTAGCACCTATCAAGCCGTGAGTGGGGCAGGGAACAAGGGGATAGAGAGTTTGAAAAATGAGCTAAAAACCGCATTAGAATGTTTGGAAAAAGACCCCGCTATTGATTTAAACCAGGTTTTGCGAGCCGGGGCTTTCGCTTATCCGATCGCTTTCAATGCGATCGCTCATATTGACACTTTTAAGGAGAATGGCTACACGAAAGAAGAGCTGAAAATGGTGCATGAAACCCATAAAATCATGGGCGTGGATTTCCCTATCAGTGCGACTTGCGTGCGCGTGCCGGTATTGAGGAGCCATAGCGAGAGTTTGAGTATCGCTTTTGAAAAAGAATTCGATCTCAAAGAAGTCTATGAAGTTTTAAAAAACGCCCCTAGCGTGGTTGTTTGCGATGATCCCAGTCATAATCTTTACCCCACGCCCCTAAAAGCGAGCCACACGGATAGTGTCTTTATAGGGCGCTTGAGGAAGGATTTGTTTGATAAGAAAACCTTGCACGGCTTTTGCGTGGCGGATCAATTAAGAGTGGGGGCAGCCACCAACGCGCTCAAAATCGCCATGCATTACATTAAGAACGCTTGA
- a CDS encoding histidine--tRNA ligase — MITPKVLSGFKDRLPKDAIQKAQLLAKVSVVFQSFGFVPIETPHLEYAQTLLPDASSDIQKEIYRFKDHGDRDVALRFDLTVPLARFVSLHHQTLGMPFKRYAIGNVFRGERAQKGRYREFTQCDFDFIGSESLVCDAEIIQVIIASLKALDLEDFCVSINHRKILNGICEYFGIAQVNEVLRIVDKLEKIGLNGVEEELKKECDLDPNTIKELLEMVQIQQNDLSHAEFFEKIAYLKDYNENLKKGIQDLERLYQLLGDLQISQNLYKIDFSIARGLGYYTGIVYETTLNDMKSLGSVCSGGRYDHLTKNFSKENLQGVGASIGIDRLIVALSEMQLLDERSTQAKVLIACMHEEYFSYANRLAESLRQSGIFSEVYPEAQKIKKPFSYANHKGHEFVAVIGEEEFKSETLSLKNMHSGMQLNCLSFLKALEIIGENDEDL; from the coding sequence ATGATTACCCCTAAAGTGTTGAGCGGGTTTAAAGACCGCTTGCCTAAAGATGCGATACAAAAAGCCCAGTTGCTCGCTAAAGTTTCAGTCGTGTTTCAAAGTTTTGGTTTTGTGCCGATTGAAACCCCCCATTTGGAATACGCTCAAACGTTATTGCCTGATGCGAGCAGTGATATTCAAAAAGAGATTTATCGTTTTAAAGACCATGGGGATAGGGATGTGGCTTTAAGGTTTGATTTGACCGTGCCATTAGCCCGCTTTGTTTCTTTACACCACCAAACCCTAGGCATGCCCTTTAAACGCTACGCCATAGGCAATGTTTTTAGGGGCGAAAGGGCGCAAAAAGGGCGTTACAGGGAATTTACGCAATGCGATTTTGATTTTATAGGGAGCGAGAGTTTGGTGTGCGATGCTGAGATCATTCAAGTGATTATCGCTTCTTTAAAAGCTTTGGATTTAGAAGATTTTTGCGTCTCTATCAACCACAGAAAAATTTTGAATGGCATATGCGAATATTTTGGCATTGCTCAAGTGAATGAAGTGTTGCGCATTGTGGATAAATTAGAAAAAATTGGCTTGAATGGGGTTGAAGAAGAATTAAAAAAAGAGTGCGATTTGGATCCAAACACCATTAAAGAGCTTTTAGAAATGGTTCAAATCCAACAAAACGATTTAAGCCATGCGGAATTTTTTGAAAAAATTGCTTATTTGAAAGACTATAACGAAAATCTGAAAAAGGGCATACAGGATTTAGAAAGGCTATACCAGTTGCTAGGGGATTTGCAAATTTCTCAAAACTTGTATAAGATTGATTTTTCTATCGCTAGGGGCTTAGGGTATTATACAGGGATTGTGTATGAAACCACGCTTAATGATATGAAGTCTTTAGGGAGCGTGTGTTCAGGGGGCCGTTACGATCATTTGACTAAAAATTTTTCTAAAGAAAATTTACAAGGAGTGGGGGCTTCTATTGGGATTGATAGATTGATTGTGGCTTTGAGTGAAATGCAATTGTTAGACGAGCGTTCCACCCAAGCCAAAGTTTTAATCGCTTGCATGCATGAAGAGTATTTTTCTTACGCCAACCGCTTGGCGGAGTCTTTAAGGCAAAGCGGGATTTTTAGCGAAGTCTATCCAGAAGCTCAAAAAATCAAAAAACCCTTTTCTTACGCTAACCACAAGGGGCATGAGTTTGTGGCTGTCATTGGCGAAGAAGAATTTAAAAGCGAAACTTTAAGCTTGAAAAACATGCATTCAGGCATGCAGTTGAATTGCTTGAGTTTTTTAAAAGCCCTTGAAATCATTGGAGAAAACGATGAAGACTTATAA
- the waaF gene encoding lipopolysaccharide heptosyltransferase II, whose amino-acid sequence MSVNAPKRMRILLRLPNWLGDGVMASSLFYTLKNHYPNAYFVLVGPTITCELFKKDEKIEAVFIDDTKKSFFRLLATYKLAQKIGRCDIAIALNNHFYSAFLLYATKTPVRIGFAQFFRSLFLSHAVTAAPKEYHQVEKYCFLFSQFLEKELDQKSVLPLKLAFNLSTHTPNTPKKIGFNPSASYGSAKRWPASYYAEVAAALLEKGHEIYFFGTKEDTIVSEEILKSVKSLLKNPLLSHNAYNLCGKTSIEELIQRIAVLDLFITNDSGPMHVAASTQTPLIALFGPTDEKETRPYKAQKTIVLNHHLSCAPCKKRVCPLKNEKNHLCMKSITPLEVLQAAHALLEEP is encoded by the coding sequence ATGAGCGTAAATGCGCCCAAACGCATGCGTATTTTATTGCGTTTGCCTAATTGGCTAGGCGATGGGGTGATGGCAAGCTCGCTTTTTTACACCCTTAAAAACCACTACCCTAACGCGTATTTTGTCTTAGTGGGCCCAACCATTACGTGCGAACTTTTCAAAAAAGATGAAAAAATAGAAGCCGTTTTCATAGACGACACCAAAAAATCCTTTTTCAGGCTGCTAGCCACTTACAAACTCGCTCAAAAAATAGGGCGTTGCGATATAGCGATCGCTTTAAACAACCATTTTTATTCCGCTTTTTTGCTCTATGCGACAAAAACGCCTGTTCGCATCGGTTTTGCTCAATTTTTCCGTTCTTTGTTTCTCAGCCATGCGGTAACTGCTGCCCCTAAAGAGTATCATCAAGTGGAAAAGTATTGCTTTTTGTTTTCGCAATTTTTAGAAAAAGAATTGGATCAAAAAAGCGTTTTACCCTTAAAATTAGCCTTTAACCTCTCCACTCACACCCCAAACACCCCTAAAAAAATCGGATTTAACCCTAGCGCAAGCTATGGGAGCGCTAAAAGATGGCCGGCTTCTTATTACGCTGAAGTTGCGGCTGCTTTGTTAGAAAAAGGGCATGAAATTTATTTTTTTGGGACTAAAGAAGACACTATCGTTTCTGAAGAGATTTTAAAATCCGTTAAAAGCTTATTGAAAAACCCCTTATTATCCCATAACGCTTACAATTTGTGCGGGAAAACAAGCATTGAAGAATTGATACAACGCATCGCTGTTTTAGATTTATTCATCACTAACGATAGCGGTCCCATGCATGTGGCTGCTAGCACGCAAACCCCCTTAATCGCTCTTTTTGGCCCCACTGATGAAAAAGAGACTCGCCCCTATAAAGCTCAAAAAACGATTGTGTTGAACCACCATTTAAGCTGTGCACCTTGCAAGAAACGAGTTTGCCCTTTAAAGAATGAAAAAAACCATTTGTGCATGAAATCCATCACGCCCCTTGAAGTCCTTCAAGCCGCTCACGCTCTTTTAGAAGAGCCTTAA
- a CDS encoding flagellar protein, which yields MKKQILTGVLLSVLAVSSAYAHKDKKDAKKPELSSQLVAHKDKKDAKKPELSSQLVAHKDKKDAKKPELSSQLVAHKDKKDAKKPELSSQLVAHKDKKDAKKPKNSVA from the coding sequence ATGAAAAAGCAAATCTTGACAGGTGTTTTATTATCAGTTTTGGCTGTGAGTTCTGCATACGCTCACAAAGATAAAAAAGACGCCAAAAAACCTGAGTTAAGCTCTCAATTAGTGGCTCACAAAGATAAAAAAGACGCCAAAAAACCTGAGTTAAGCTCTCAATTAGTGGCTCACAAAGATAAAAAAGACGCCAAAAAACCTGAGTTAAGCTCTCAATTAGTGGCTCACAAAGATAAAAAAGACGCCAAAAAACCTGAGTTAAGCTCTCAATTAGTGGCTCACAAAGATAAAAAAGACGCCAAAAAACCTAAAAACTCAGTGGCTTAA
- the fusA gene encoding elongation factor G: MARKTPLNRIRNIGIAAHIDAGKTTTSERILFYTGVSHKIGEVHDGAATMDWMEQEKERGITITSAATTCFWKDHQINLIDTPGHVDFTIEVERSMRVLDGAVSVFCSVGGVQPQSETVWRQANKYGVPRIVFVNKMDRIGANFYNVENQIKQRLKANPVPINIPIGAEDTFIGVIDLVQMKAIVWNNETMGAKYDVEEIPSDLLEKAKEYREKLVEAVAEQDEALMEKYLGGEELSVEEIKKGIKTGCLNMSLVPMLCGSSFKNKGVQTLLDAVIDYLPAPTEVVDIKGIDPKTEEEVFVKSSDDGEFAGLAFKIMTDPFVGQLTFVRVYRGKLESGSYVYNSTKDKKERVGRLLKMHSNKREDIKEVYAGEICAFVGLKDTLTGDTLCDEKNAVVLERMEFPEPVIHIAVEPKTKADQEKMGVALGKLAEEDPSFRVMTQEETGQTLIGGMGELHLEIIVDRLKREFKVEAEIGQPQVAFRETIRSSVSKEHKYAKQSGGRGQYGHVFIKLEPKEPGSGYEFVNEISGGVIPKEYIPAVDKGIQEAMQNGVLAGYPVVDFKVTLYDGSYHDVDSSEMAFKIAGSMAFKEASRAANPVLLEPMMKVEVEVPEEYMGDVIGDLNRRRGQINSMDDRLGLKIVNAFVPLVEMFGYSTDLRSATQGRGTYSMEFDHYGEVPSNIAKEIVEKRKG, from the coding sequence ATGGCTAGAAAAACCCCATTAAACAGGATCAGAAATATCGGTATCGCCGCTCACATTGATGCCGGGAAAACCACCACTTCTGAAAGGATTTTATTCTATACAGGCGTGAGCCATAAGATTGGCGAAGTGCATGACGGCGCGGCGACAATGGATTGGATGGAGCAAGAAAAAGAAAGAGGGATCACTATCACTTCTGCGGCAACGACTTGCTTTTGGAAGGATCACCAAATCAATTTGATTGACACTCCAGGGCATGTGGATTTCACTATTGAAGTGGAGCGATCCATGCGCGTGCTAGACGGCGCAGTTTCGGTGTTTTGCTCGGTGGGGGGCGTGCAGCCTCAAAGCGAGACCGTGTGGCGTCAAGCGAACAAATACGGCGTACCTAGGATTGTTTTTGTCAATAAAATGGATAGGATTGGGGCGAATTTCTATAATGTAGAAAACCAGATCAAGCAACGCTTGAAAGCTAATCCTGTGCCTATTAATATCCCTATTGGGGCTGAAGACACTTTCATTGGCGTGATTGATTTAGTCCAAATGAAGGCGATTGTTTGGAATAATGAAACCATGGGAGCCAAATACGATGTGGAAGAAATCCCTAGCGATTTGTTAGAAAAGGCTAAAGAATACCGAGAAAAGCTTGTAGAAGCCGTAGCTGAGCAAGATGAAGCCTTAATGGAAAAGTATTTGGGCGGTGAGGAATTAAGCGTTGAAGAGATCAAAAAAGGCATTAAAACAGGTTGTTTGAACATGAGCCTTGTCCCCATGCTTTGTGGTTCTTCTTTTAAAAATAAGGGCGTGCAGACTTTATTAGATGCGGTGATTGACTACTTGCCAGCGCCCACAGAGGTTGTGGATATTAAGGGGATTGATCCAAAAACCGAAGAAGAAGTTTTTGTGAAGTCTAGTGATGATGGCGAGTTTGCCGGCTTGGCGTTTAAGATCATGACGGATCCTTTTGTGGGCCAACTCACTTTTGTGCGCGTGTATCGCGGCAAGCTAGAGTCCGGTAGCTATGTGTATAACTCCACCAAAGACAAAAAAGAGCGCGTGGGAAGACTCCTTAAAATGCACTCTAATAAGAGAGAAGACATTAAAGAAGTTTATGCGGGTGAGATTTGCGCGTTCGTGGGCTTGAAAGATACGCTGACTGGGGACACGCTTTGCGATGAAAAGAATGCGGTGGTTTTAGAGAGGATGGAATTTCCTGAGCCGGTCATTCACATCGCTGTGGAGCCTAAGACGAAAGCAGACCAGGAAAAAATGGGCGTAGCGTTAGGCAAGCTTGCTGAAGAGGATCCAAGCTTTAGGGTGATGACTCAAGAAGAAACCGGGCAAACCCTCATTGGCGGTATGGGTGAATTGCACCTAGAAATCATCGTGGATAGATTGAAAAGGGAATTTAAAGTAGAAGCTGAAATCGGTCAGCCGCAAGTCGCCTTTAGAGAGACTATCCGCTCAAGCGTGAGCAAAGAGCATAAATACGCTAAGCAAAGCGGTGGTCGTGGGCAATACGGGCATGTGTTTATCAAGCTTGAGCCTAAAGAGCCTGGCAGTGGGTATGAATTTGTGAATGAAATTTCTGGGGGCGTGATCCCTAAAGAATATATCCCTGCGGTGGATAAGGGTATCCAAGAAGCGATGCAAAATGGCGTTTTGGCAGGCTATCCGGTGGTGGATTTTAAAGTTACCCTTTATGATGGGAGCTACCATGATGTGGATTCTTCAGAAATGGCGTTTAAAATCGCTGGCTCTATGGCGTTTAAAGAAGCGAGTCGTGCGGCTAACCCGGTTTTACTAGAGCCTATGATGAAAGTGGAAGTGGAAGTCCCTGAAGAATACATGGGCGATGTGATTGGCGATTTGAATAGAAGAAGAGGGCAAATCAATTCTATGGACGACCGATTAGGTTTGAAAATCGTGAACGCTTTTGTGCCGTTGGTGGAAATGTTTGGTTATTCTACGGATTTACGATCAGCCACTCAAGGGCGTGGGACTTACTCCATGGAGTTTGATCATTATGGCGAAGTGCCTAGCAATATCGCTAAGGAAATTGTAGAAAAGCGCAAAGGCTGA
- a CDS encoding 30S ribosomal protein S7, translating into MRRRKAPVREVLGDPVYGNKVVTKFINKMMFDGKKSVAEKIIYKAFNKIEEKSGEKGIEVFEKALERVRPLVEVHSRRVGGATYQVPVEVRASRQQSLSIRWILEATRKRNERMMVDRLANELMDAANDKGAAFKKKEDVHKMAEANKAFAHYRW; encoded by the coding sequence ATGAGAAGAAGAAAAGCACCCGTTAGGGAGGTTTTGGGCGATCCTGTTTATGGGAACAAGGTGGTAACGAAGTTTATCAATAAAATGATGTTCGATGGCAAGAAAAGCGTAGCGGAAAAAATCATCTACAAAGCTTTCAATAAGATTGAAGAAAAAAGCGGTGAAAAAGGCATTGAAGTGTTTGAAAAAGCCCTAGAAAGGGTGCGTCCTTTAGTGGAAGTGCACAGCAGGAGAGTGGGTGGGGCTACCTATCAAGTGCCGGTAGAAGTGAGGGCGAGCCGCCAGCAGTCGCTATCTATCCGTTGGATTTTAGAAGCGACCAGAAAACGCAATGAAAGGATGATGGTGGATAGATTGGCTAACGAGCTTATGGATGCGGCTAACGATAAGGGTGCGGCTTTTAAGAAAAAAGAAGATGTGCATAAAATGGCAGAAGCGAATAAAGCGTTCGCGCACTATCGCTGGTAA
- a CDS encoding 30S ribosomal protein S12: MPTINQLIRKERKKVVKKTKSPALVECPQRRGVCTRVYTTTPKKPNSALRKVAKVRLTSKFEVISYIPGEGHNLQEHSIVLVRGGRVKDLPGVKYHIVRGALDTAGVNKRTVSRSKYGTKKAKATDKKATDNKKK; encoded by the coding sequence GTGCCTACTATCAATCAGTTGATTAGAAAAGAAAGGAAAAAGGTGGTTAAAAAAACCAAATCACCTGCGTTAGTGGAATGCCCTCAAAGAAGAGGGGTTTGTACTAGGGTTTATACGACTACCCCTAAAAAGCCTAACTCGGCTTTAAGAAAGGTCGCCAAAGTTCGTTTGACCAGTAAATTTGAAGTGATCAGTTATATCCCTGGTGAAGGGCATAACTTGCAAGAACACTCCATTGTGTTAGTGCGTGGGGGTAGGGTTAAGGATTTACCCGGTGTGAAATACCACATCGTTCGTGGCGCTTTAGACACTGCAGGGGTCAATAAAAGAACGGTTTCACGCTCTAAGTATGGGACTAAAAAAGCTAAAGCGACCGACAAGAAAGCAACCGACAACAAGAAAAAATAA